From the Lysinibacillus fusiformis genome, the window CTCTTCAAGATGATCACAACGATAGCCATCATAATACCTGCCAATATAAAACGGAGGGCAGCCAATAATAAAGGCGAGGCATACGGTAAACCTAATTTAACAATGGCAAAAGATGAACCCATTAAAAAGGTCGTTACTACTAATAAAGCAATAAATTGATAATTTTTCATCTAATAGCTCCTTATCTGATAGAATAATTGCTCTATGTTGATTATAATCAGGAAGTATTTCCATGCTTATCGAAGTATGGATTACAACTATCATTAAAGATAGAATGAGACTATACATATCTAAAGGAGGAGATAGCGATGCATTATAGTGCAAAGCAGCCTAGAAGTAGCTTATTACCATCCATACTTTTTTATGGGACATTCCTATTGATTACTTTAGGAGATAATTTCATCCTTACCCTTTTATTGAGTCTCTCATTGTTACTTTGTTTGGCAGGTCTCCTAGTACAATATGATTTACTGATCAAAGAAAATGAAATCAAGTATACCATCTCTCTTTGTAAGGTCGTACTATTTTCAAAGCATCTGCAAGCACAGCAAATAAAGCGCATACTGTTTAAGCGCTATGGATGGGCAACACCGGGTGCAACGATTATCACAAAAGGCTTCAACTTACATATTGTCTATTTTAAACCGAAAGATGTGATAACACATTTGGATCATTTTGCTCAATTCAATCATATAACTATCAGAAAAACGAAAGATTTTAGAAGACTACGTAAGGAAGAAATCAATTAAAGGGATAGGATTTAAAAAATCTTACCTCCAAAAAGCAAAGAGGTAAGATACTATTGATCATTTGTTTTGCATAAACAATCTGACGTTTTCTGCGATTTCCGGCGATTTTGTATGGTGTAAGTAATGATCCCCATCCAATGTGATTACTTTGCCATAAACTGAATATTTGACTTGTTCTTCATGGAGTGGTATCCAATTTTTTTCAACACCCTCACTATTTGCTTGGACAAATAATAGAAGGGGTAAATCTTTAGGGAATGTAAGATTTTTTGCTGCTGTAAATTTTTTGTAAATACTTTCTAATTCATTAGAAGTACTTGTATTATAAAAGTTTTTGAGTGTAATCATCCTTATTTGCTCTTTTGTGTCATCATCATACGGAAGACCTGCATAGGGATCATCTGTAAATTTTATAAGAATTCTTGCAATCCCTGATTTTTTTAGAAGTTGTAATGACTTGATTGGAAATTTCGTGTCCATCCCATCCTGCGTAGGTACACTGCTATCAATCCCGACAAATCCAGTTACTTCATTCCGATATTTATTGACATAATCCAGACCATAGATGCCTGCTATCGAGTGTCCCATGAGCATATACCGATCAATCTTTAACTCCTGTAAAGCTTCATGAATCTCACTAACTATGTTCTCCGTGCTTCGTTCTTTAGCAGTATCCTCACTTAAGCCATAACCAAAGGGCTCTACGGAGACGATCTTATAATAAGGAGCTAGTTCATCTATCAGTGGCTTGAAATCAAGCGTTGGTGCTGCAGTTCCGAAGCCTGGTAGCAGTACGATGGTTTCAGTACCCTTGCCTTGGATGGTGATATTCATCTTTTTCCCATTAACAGAGACGAGCTGACCATAGGGTTCTATTTTTCCTTGCTCTATTTTGTTGCAAACAATGTTTACTGTAAAAACAATAGCAAGTAGCACCACAATTGTTACACCGATGACCGCCATTGATTTCAGTAAAACACGCGTAAATTTTTTCATGTTTGATGCACGAGGGGGATTCACCTTTACTCGTGCCTCCCTCCTTTACTACGATTATTCCAGCTACTTTTAAGCTGTTAGTATTAATATAAAGGAGGAAGATGTCTTCCGAATGACGACAATATGAACGCAAGATGAACAATAAAAAATGTTACGACATCCCTCTAGGAGTCGTAACATTATCCCTTTAATTTAAGGAAAAAGGCAATCTGACAATGATTGTCGTTCCTCGTCCAAGCTCACTCTCTACTTGAATTTCTCCTTGATGTAGCGAGACAATTTGTTTCACGATAGCAAGTCCCATTCCACTGCCTTCATATTTGTGACTATGTGAACGATCAGCCTTAAAAAATCGCTCAAATATACGTTTCTGATCCTCTAAAGAAATCCCAATGCCCCTATCCGTTATTCGCACTGTCACATGATCAGCATGTTGCTTCATGCTGATCTCAATCGTATCATGAGCATGTGAAAATTTAATACTATTCGTAAGAATATTTGTCCATACCTGATGTAATTGATCGTAATCAGCCATGAGGCGAACAGCCTTCAAATTAAGCTCAAAATCGATGTTGCGAGAAGACCATTGCGGCTGGATCGAGACAATGACACGTCTAATTTGCTCATCTAGGTTGAACCTATCAAGATGCATGGGCTTTGTCTTTGATTCTAGTAAGCTCAGCTTTAAGAGGCTATCACTCATCTTGGACATTCGATTGGCTTCTGAAATGATAATATCAAGATAACGGCTTTTCTCGTCGTCCGTTACATCGACTTGCTTTAGTGCTAACGCGTAGCCAGAGATGGAGGTAAGTGGAGACTGCACCTCATGGGATACGTTCGATACAAAATCTCTTCTCATTTGCTCTAGCTGCTGTAACTCCTCCGCCATGTCTTCAAAGCTTTTAGCCAACGTCCCTAGCTCTCCTGATTGTTTAATGTTTAGCTCTACATTGAAGTCACCACCAGCAATATGTTTAGTTGCTTGTGTTAGCTTTTTGATTGGCTTCACTAGAAACATCGCTGCTACTAAAAACACAACACTTCCTATAACAAGGGCATAGGTAGCAAAATTCAAAATCAACTTTATGGAAAAAGAGGTAGAAGGTAAAGATATAGGCTGGATAAACATCGCTTTTGTTCCCATTTCAGTTGTTAAAGGTATGCCAACAAGAATAGATGAAATGCCCCCAGGATTGACTTGAATGACCTCTCCAGCCAGCACAGTTTGCACTTGTGTCATGGTTACAGGAGCCAGTTCATCGTCAGGAAGCTTTCCGTAAGACGTAAAATGCCCCGTTTCTTCATAAATGCGAATATGATAGGATTCAAGCTGATGCATATCACGAATGAAACGATCTGCTTCATTAAACGGTAATGTGTCAAAAATTTGTACCATGTCTTGACCAAAATTCAGTAAGGGAATTTGTAGGTTTTCATTCAATTTATCTTTAAATACCCATGTTGCCATGAAAAAGGAGATAACAGTTCCTCCAATGACAGCAACTAAAAAGATTAAAACGACGCGTGTATATAAAGATTTAATCATTCATCAACCTCAAGCCTATAGCCAAGACCCCTTATTGTTTCGATATGAAAATCAGTTATCGTGTTGAAGCGCTCGCGCAGGCGCTTAATATGTACATCGATGGTTCGATTATCTCCCGCATAATCAATCCCCCAAATTTGATCGATTAGTTGTTCCCGTGTATAGACTTGCCCAGGTGTTTCCGCAAGCTTATATAATAATTCAAATTCCTTGAGTGGCAGTGAAATGGCATCTGTCCCTCTCATGATTTTATAGGTCTGACGGTCCAGCGTGATTTGACCAAGTTGTATCGTCTGCGAATGACCAATCCTGTAGCGCTTTAAAAGCGCCTTTACACGTACCGTCAGCTCTAACGGGTCAAATGGCTTCGTTAAATAGTCATCTGTTCCGAGCTCAAAGCCCTTCACTTTTTCCCATGTTTCTCCTCTTGCTGTCAGCATTAGTAAGGGCAGATCTGTATTCATTTTGCGTAGCTCCTTACATAGTGTCCAGCCATCCATCGTTGGCATCATAATATCCAGTACAACAAGATCAATTGGCGTTGAGCGATAGAGGGCTAGCGCTTCTTTGCCATCTCCAGCCTCTATGGTCGTGAACCCGTCTTTGCGTAGAAAAAGGCAAACAAGTTCACGAATGTTCACATCATCATCCGCTACAAGTATCGTTGGCATACTTTCGTTCCCCTCTTTTCCAATGTATTATTCACACACATTATACTATATAACTAATGTACTTCTCCCCTACCAATAGCTTATTTCCTTAAAGTAAAAAAACCCCTCCTTTATATGAAAAAATATAAAGGAAGGTTTCTAATCAAGCAATTAGCTTTGCAAACCACGCGACATAATGCGCGCCAGGAATCAATAATAACTGTGCCACAATGGTTCCTAAAAATCTGGAAAACATCATCATAACGGACATTCTCTTTAAGTCGAGATAACTCCCTCTCTTATTGATAACATCATCGGCCAGAATGGATATTTTAGGGTCAATAAACAGGATCAATAGAATCGTTGCAATACCATTGATTAATCCAGATGCCATGACAGCAGTAGTCTTTAGTTCTGGTACTAATAATGTGGCATATAAAGCGGATAAAACACCAATGGTATAGATAGCTGTAATGACAATATTGATGATGAATAATTTAATTGGTATATCCCCTAGACGAATGCCTTTTAAATAACTAAAACTTGGTTTATGAATATGCTTAATACCTCGTCTTATATAGTCCAACGTAAAGCCCTTTTTCATTAAAGCGGGAATGGAACCTCTTTCCTCAGCCAAATGGACGATAGCCCTTGAAAAAATAGCTATAAAGGTGGGGATGAGTAAGATTCCTACTATTGTTCCAAGCGAAGCCGCTCCAATAATGAGTCGAAATTGGTGCTCTACAAATGTCATCGCATTATCTGCAGGTGCTGTATCAACAAGGCTCCCTGTGAATGGTTGTTGCATCATATTTGCTAACCTTGACACCATGACCATTACATTAAAAAGAGATAAAGCCGAAGCTAGTAATTTGACACGTGCTCCTGATAGACGTACTGCATAGGCAAGCGTTTCAATGGCATGAATGATTAAAATAAATAAAGCAATCATGA encodes:
- a CDS encoding alpha/beta fold hydrolase; the protein is MKKFTRVLLKSMAVIGVTIVVLLAIVFTVNIVCNKIEQGKIEPYGQLVSVNGKKMNITIQGKGTETIVLLPGFGTAAPTLDFKPLIDELAPYYKIVSVEPFGYGLSEDTAKERSTENIVSEIHEALQELKIDRYMLMGHSIAGIYGLDYVNKYRNEVTGFVGIDSSVPTQDGMDTKFPIKSLQLLKKSGIARILIKFTDDPYAGLPYDDDTKEQIRMITLKNFYNTSTSNELESIYKKFTAAKNLTFPKDLPLLLFVQANSEGVEKNWIPLHEEQVKYSVYGKVITLDGDHYLHHTKSPEIAENVRLFMQNK
- a CDS encoding sensor histidine kinase, whose product is MIKSLYTRVVLIFLVAVIGGTVISFFMATWVFKDKLNENLQIPLLNFGQDMVQIFDTLPFNEADRFIRDMHQLESYHIRIYEETGHFTSYGKLPDDELAPVTMTQVQTVLAGEVIQVNPGGISSILVGIPLTTEMGTKAMFIQPISLPSTSFSIKLILNFATYALVIGSVVFLVAAMFLVKPIKKLTQATKHIAGGDFNVELNIKQSGELGTLAKSFEDMAEELQQLEQMRRDFVSNVSHEVQSPLTSISGYALALKQVDVTDDEKSRYLDIIISEANRMSKMSDSLLKLSLLESKTKPMHLDRFNLDEQIRRVIVSIQPQWSSRNIDFELNLKAVRLMADYDQLHQVWTNILTNSIKFSHAHDTIEISMKQHADHVTVRITDRGIGISLEDQKRIFERFFKADRSHSHKYEGSGMGLAIVKQIVSLHQGEIQVESELGRGTTIIVRLPFSLN
- a CDS encoding response regulator transcription factor, giving the protein MPTILVADDDVNIRELVCLFLRKDGFTTIEAGDGKEALALYRSTPIDLVVLDIMMPTMDGWTLCKELRKMNTDLPLLMLTARGETWEKVKGFELGTDDYLTKPFDPLELTVRVKALLKRYRIGHSQTIQLGQITLDRQTYKIMRGTDAISLPLKEFELLYKLAETPGQVYTREQLIDQIWGIDYAGDNRTIDVHIKRLRERFNTITDFHIETIRGLGYRLEVDE
- a CDS encoding lipid II flippase Amj family protein, coding for MIALFILIIHAIETLAYAVRLSGARVKLLASALSLFNVMVMVSRLANMMQQPFTGSLVDTAPADNAMTFVEHQFRLIIGAASLGTIVGILLIPTFIAIFSRAIVHLAEERGSIPALMKKGFTLDYIRRGIKHIHKPSFSYLKGIRLGDIPIKLFIINIVITAIYTIGVLSALYATLLVPELKTTAVMASGLINGIATILLILFIDPKISILADDVINKRGSYLDLKRMSVMMMFSRFLGTIVAQLLLIPGAHYVAWFAKLIA